In a single window of the Limnochorda sp. L945t genome:
- a CDS encoding bifunctional 4-hydroxy-2-oxoglutarate aldolase/2-dehydro-3-deoxy-phosphogluconate aldolase, with product MTTRGPKQILGAIIDIGMIPIIRVGHPETALRVGQALLEGGLRTLEVTFTVPGADRVIESLRREHPDLLVGAGTVLDEATARAAVAAGAHYLVSAGTFEPVIRTGHRYGLPVFPGVMTPTEAVQALELGADVLKLFPASVLGPEYLKALRAPLPQALWCPTGGVSLDNLQAWFEAGATVVGVGGPLLRDVERSGDYAGLRERARTFVHKIEEIRAAVR from the coding sequence ATGACAACAAGGGGTCCCAAGCAAATCCTGGGAGCGATCATCGACATCGGTATGATCCCCATCATCCGCGTGGGCCACCCGGAGACCGCGCTCCGGGTGGGGCAGGCCCTGCTCGAGGGAGGACTCCGGACCCTCGAGGTGACCTTCACGGTGCCGGGCGCCGATCGGGTGATCGAGAGCCTGCGCCGCGAGCATCCCGATCTGCTGGTGGGAGCGGGCACCGTGCTCGACGAGGCGACCGCCCGAGCGGCCGTCGCCGCGGGCGCCCACTACCTGGTGAGCGCCGGCACGTTCGAGCCGGTCATCCGGACGGGTCACCGGTACGGGTTGCCGGTCTTCCCCGGCGTCATGACGCCGACCGAAGCGGTGCAGGCGCTCGAGCTGGGGGCCGATGTGCTCAAGCTCTTCCCCGCCTCGGTGCTCGGGCCGGAGTACCTCAAGGCCCTCCGGGCGCCGCTACCGCAGGCGCTTTGGTGCCCCACGGGCGGCGTGTCGCTGGACAATCTGCAGGCATGGTTCGAGGCCGGAGCCACCGTCGTCGGCGTGGGCGGTCCCCTGCTTCGCGACGTCGAGCGGTCCGGCGACTATGCAGGCCTCAGGGAAAGGGCCAGGACGTTCGTCCACAAGATCGAGGAGATCCGGGCAGCCGTCCGGTAG
- a CDS encoding phosphoglycerate dehydrogenase codes for MTYRILVTSLSFGREDATPVRMLEDAGCEVIRNPAGRPLSDEELAGLVGEVDGIIAGVDWIGPRTLSRGVPRLRIVSRTGVGYDRVDVETATRLGVAVTITPGANSEAVADLAMGLLIAVARQIPEADRTLRDGRWHRYTGRELWRKRLGLVGLGRIGKGVARRAAGGFAMEVLAYDVVWDEPFCRQWGVMRAGSLDEIFETCDFISLHVPETAQTRHLVNEERLRRMKRTAYLVNTARGGLVDEAALARALQEGWIAGAALDVFEKEPPASSPLLGLPNVVVTPHIGAHTVEAVGEMSRMAARNLLALLVEGRVPEGLVNPEALRSGS; via the coding sequence ATGACCTACCGGATCCTCGTCACGTCGCTGTCGTTCGGCCGAGAGGATGCTACTCCGGTGCGGATGCTGGAGGACGCGGGGTGCGAGGTCATCCGTAACCCCGCAGGACGCCCGCTCAGCGACGAAGAGCTGGCCGGCCTGGTGGGGGAGGTCGACGGCATCATCGCGGGTGTCGACTGGATAGGGCCGCGCACGCTATCCCGAGGGGTCCCGAGGCTGCGGATCGTCTCCCGGACCGGGGTGGGCTATGACCGGGTGGACGTGGAGACGGCGACCCGGCTGGGGGTGGCCGTGACCATCACGCCCGGTGCCAACAGCGAAGCGGTAGCGGACCTGGCCATGGGGCTGCTCATCGCGGTGGCCCGGCAGATTCCCGAGGCTGACCGGACGTTACGCGACGGGCGGTGGCACCGTTACACCGGGCGTGAGCTCTGGCGCAAGCGCCTGGGCCTGGTCGGGCTGGGCCGCATCGGCAAAGGGGTGGCCCGGCGCGCGGCGGGCGGCTTCGCCATGGAGGTCCTCGCCTACGACGTCGTATGGGACGAGCCCTTTTGCCGGCAGTGGGGCGTGATGCGGGCGGGCAGCCTGGACGAGATCTTCGAGACGTGTGACTTCATCAGCCTGCACGTCCCCGAGACGGCCCAGACCCGCCACCTCGTCAACGAGGAGAGGCTGCGCCGCATGAAACGCACCGCCTACCTGGTCAACACGGCTCGCGGCGGCCTCGTGGACGAGGCCGCGCTTGCCCGCGCCCTGCAGGAAGGGTGGATAGCGGGGGCAGCCCTCGACGTCTTCGAGAAGGAGCCGCCTGCTTCGAGCCCTTTGCTGGGGCTTCCCAACGTGGTCGTGACGCCGCACATCGGCGCCCACACGGTCGAGGCGGTGGGAGAGATGAGCCGGATGGCTGCCCGCAACCTGCTGGCCCTGCTCGTGGAAGGCCGCGTGCCGGAGGGCCTGGTCAACCCGGAGGCCCTGCGGAGCGGGAGCTGA
- a CDS encoding 1-phosphofructokinase family hexose kinase — protein sequence MVITLTLNPALDATIIVEEVHLGALNRIPPIRYDGSGKGINVATALKLYGWDDVEAFCVLGGQPGRAIARALEERGIACRAFWCEEPTRTNTKIWETRFERFTELNEPGPRVPAGLLEQLRVALVEEGHAGDIAVLSGSMPPGVPVSYYARLVKELSQRGVRVVLDADGEAFRLGVAERPWMLKPNRFEAEQLFGEPIRTPEAEMAAALRLRQLGAEIGIVTLGEHGAVFATPEGSWRVRAPRVEVKSAAGCGDALLAALLAERSRGRSWKEASVWAVAAASASATLEGTRFATRAMVDRLVPRMAAEEEGAA from the coding sequence GTGGTCATCACGCTCACACTCAACCCGGCCCTGGACGCCACCATCATCGTGGAGGAGGTGCACCTGGGCGCCCTCAACCGGATCCCGCCGATTCGCTATGACGGGAGCGGCAAGGGCATCAACGTGGCAACGGCCCTGAAGCTGTACGGGTGGGACGACGTCGAAGCCTTTTGCGTCCTGGGCGGGCAGCCTGGACGGGCCATCGCCCGCGCGCTGGAGGAACGGGGGATCGCCTGCCGGGCGTTTTGGTGCGAGGAACCGACCCGTACCAATACGAAGATCTGGGAGACGCGCTTCGAGCGCTTCACCGAACTCAACGAGCCGGGGCCCCGCGTGCCGGCGGGCCTGCTGGAGCAGCTGCGGGTCGCGTTGGTGGAGGAGGGCCATGCGGGGGACATCGCCGTGCTGTCCGGCAGCATGCCGCCCGGAGTACCGGTGAGCTATTACGCCCGGCTCGTCAAGGAGCTCAGCCAGCGAGGCGTGCGGGTGGTGCTCGACGCCGACGGCGAGGCTTTCCGCCTGGGAGTGGCAGAGCGCCCGTGGATGCTGAAGCCCAACCGCTTCGAAGCCGAACAGCTCTTCGGCGAGCCGATTCGCACGCCTGAGGCCGAGATGGCTGCCGCCCTCCGGTTGCGGCAGCTGGGCGCCGAGATCGGGATCGTCACGTTGGGCGAGCACGGAGCCGTTTTTGCCACGCCGGAAGGCTCCTGGCGGGTCCGGGCGCCACGGGTCGAGGTGAAGAGCGCCGCGGGGTGCGGGGACGCGCTCCTGGCTGCGCTGCTGGCAGAACGGTCGCGAGGGAGGTCGTGGAAAGAGGCGTCCGTCTGGGCGGTGGCCGCTGCCAGCGCCTCCGCCACCCTGGAAGGCACCCGGTTCGCAACCCGGGCGATGGTCGACCGGCTGGTGCCCCGGATGGCGGCAGAGGAGGAGGGTGCGGCATGA
- a CDS encoding sugar phosphate isomerase/epimerase family protein, which translates to MWKYGVHPFLWTVRLDQEVEKVAARAKQLGFDSIDFPLNFPEWIDIPRARRAFQQEGLECTVVAGLSRQENLVDPDPAVRRRGVERLKEMIDIAHQLGAPVLSGVLYCAWGYIPGRGRTADEWRWSVEGLQQAADHAQQAGVTLGLEPVNRFETYFLNTTEDGLKLLADVGKPNVKLLLDTFHINIEERSYVEPFRMAAGKLAHVHACENDRGTPGSGHVDWAGVMRVLKATGYQGHIVIESFVPETPAIARETAIWRKIAPSGDFIAGEGLRYLKALEQVVLAEPA; encoded by the coding sequence ATGTGGAAGTACGGAGTGCACCCGTTCCTGTGGACCGTGCGGTTGGATCAGGAGGTCGAGAAGGTGGCCGCCAGGGCCAAGCAGCTCGGCTTCGACAGCATCGATTTCCCGCTCAACTTCCCCGAATGGATCGACATCCCCCGCGCCCGCCGGGCCTTCCAGCAAGAAGGCCTGGAATGCACGGTGGTGGCGGGCCTGAGCCGCCAGGAAAACCTGGTCGACCCCGATCCGGCCGTGCGGCGCCGGGGCGTGGAGCGGCTCAAGGAGATGATCGACATCGCCCACCAGCTCGGGGCGCCGGTGCTGAGCGGAGTGCTGTACTGTGCCTGGGGGTACATCCCGGGGCGCGGGCGGACGGCCGACGAGTGGCGGTGGTCGGTCGAAGGCCTGCAACAGGCGGCCGACCACGCCCAGCAGGCGGGGGTCACCCTGGGGCTGGAGCCCGTCAACCGATTCGAGACCTACTTCCTCAACACCACCGAGGACGGCCTGAAGCTCCTGGCCGACGTCGGCAAACCCAACGTGAAGCTCTTACTGGACACCTTCCACATCAACATCGAAGAGCGTAGCTACGTCGAACCCTTCCGCATGGCCGCCGGGAAGCTGGCGCACGTACACGCTTGCGAGAACGACCGGGGCACCCCGGGCAGCGGGCACGTCGATTGGGCGGGGGTCATGCGGGTACTCAAAGCCACCGGCTACCAGGGGCACATCGTCATCGAGTCGTTCGTCCCCGAGACGCCGGCCATCGCCCGGGAGACGGCCATCTGGCGCAAGATCGCGCCGAGCGGCGACTTCATCGCGGGGGAGGGCTTGCGCTACCTGAAAGCCCTCGAACAGGTGGTCCTGGCCGAGCCCGCCTGA
- a CDS encoding 1-phosphofructokinase family hexose kinase, which yields MMRDVLLFGLNACLDRRLVVEALTPGEVHRASEVRLSPGGKGPNTAMAARQLGLTATVFTALAGHTGRLIAEQLRAYGVPFEALWAEGESRVTTIVLEVGPAPSEGDARRPAPRDTVLNEEGELGIDGSQLGAFVELAREALHDHRALLLAGSLPRGVDVQVYERLIRYAREQGRPVFVDVPGAVLRALLPHRPALAKPNRREFQEAAGLCVAGMPALVDAARRLLASGFGPDHLVISLGSEGAVLVNGTGAWLAPNPPVEPVDSASAGDAMMAALVDGHLRGEPPPAILAWGVACGAAKVERPGGGFALNPARARELLAAHVSVRPVPEPPPAAALAPSTAR from the coding sequence ATGATGCGAGACGTCCTGCTCTTCGGGCTCAACGCATGCCTCGACCGGCGGCTGGTCGTGGAAGCCCTGACCCCCGGTGAGGTGCACCGGGCCTCGGAGGTCCGGCTCTCTCCCGGTGGGAAGGGGCCCAACACAGCCATGGCTGCCCGGCAGCTGGGCCTGACCGCGACCGTCTTCACCGCGCTCGCAGGCCACACGGGCCGGCTCATCGCCGAGCAACTCCGGGCGTACGGCGTGCCTTTCGAGGCTCTGTGGGCGGAGGGCGAGAGCCGGGTGACCACCATCGTGCTGGAGGTGGGGCCGGCTCCATCAGAAGGGGACGCCCGTCGACCCGCCCCCAGGGACACCGTTCTTAACGAGGAGGGCGAGCTAGGCATCGACGGGAGCCAGCTCGGGGCTTTCGTCGAGCTGGCCCGTGAGGCGCTCCATGACCATCGGGCCTTGTTGCTGGCCGGGAGCCTGCCAAGAGGCGTGGACGTGCAGGTGTACGAGCGCCTGATCCGGTATGCCAGGGAGCAGGGCCGCCCCGTCTTCGTGGACGTCCCCGGTGCCGTGCTCCGCGCGCTGCTGCCGCACCGGCCCGCGTTGGCCAAACCCAACCGCCGGGAGTTCCAGGAGGCGGCGGGGCTCTGTGTAGCCGGTATGCCGGCCCTGGTCGACGCGGCCCGGCGCCTCCTGGCGAGCGGCTTCGGGCCCGATCATCTGGTCATCTCCCTTGGCTCCGAAGGTGCCGTCCTGGTCAACGGCACCGGAGCGTGGCTCGCCCCCAATCCCCCCGTCGAGCCCGTCGACTCCGCGTCGGCCGGCGACGCGATGATGGCAGCCCTCGTCGACGGCCACCTGCGGGGGGAGCCGCCGCCCGCCATCCTGGCCTGGGGTGTTGCCTGCGGCGCTGCGAAGGTGGAGCGTCCGGGCGGCGGATTCGCCCTCAATCCGGCCAGAGCCCGGGAGCTCCTTGCCGCCCACGTCAGCGTTCGCCCGGTGCCTGAGCCACCACCGGCCGCAGCCCTGGCGCCTTCGACAGCTCGCTGA
- a CDS encoding DeoR/GlpR family DNA-binding transcription regulator, whose translation MLPAERYRRILQQLQEAGRVSATQLARSMGVSLMTARRDLNALAERGLVVRVHGGALLPDRSLFDEPIRTKRSLHPEAKRRIAEAAAGLVRPGQTVILDAGTTTQAVARALLHRRPSGLTVVTSDLDIARAMGEEPRFRVFCVGGLVQPRVLALMGDHALAFLEGIHAHHAFIGTDAFDVHAGVTTRTMEKVRLKRAMVKAAKEATLVADSSKLGRVLLATVSPLSAFRRIITNRPAGEKAQEPGDPEPIEALRQAAAEQGFELVLV comes from the coding sequence ATGCTTCCGGCCGAACGGTATCGCCGGATCCTGCAACAACTCCAGGAAGCGGGTCGGGTCTCGGCGACCCAGCTGGCCCGCTCCATGGGCGTCTCGCTCATGACGGCGCGGCGGGACCTCAACGCTCTCGCCGAGCGGGGCCTGGTCGTCCGCGTGCACGGCGGTGCGCTGTTGCCCGACAGGAGCCTCTTCGACGAGCCCATCCGGACCAAGCGCTCGCTGCACCCGGAGGCCAAGCGCCGCATCGCCGAGGCAGCAGCCGGCCTGGTGCGCCCCGGGCAGACGGTCATCCTGGATGCCGGCACCACCACGCAGGCGGTGGCCCGCGCTCTCCTTCACCGGCGGCCGTCGGGGTTGACGGTGGTCACCAGCGACCTCGACATTGCCCGGGCCATGGGGGAGGAGCCCCGCTTCCGGGTGTTCTGCGTCGGGGGCCTCGTGCAGCCGAGGGTGCTCGCCCTCATGGGGGACCACGCCCTGGCGTTCCTGGAGGGAATCCATGCCCACCACGCCTTCATCGGCACCGACGCCTTCGATGTCCACGCCGGGGTGACGACGCGCACGATGGAAAAGGTCCGGCTCAAGCGGGCGATGGTGAAAGCCGCGAAGGAGGCCACCCTGGTGGCCGACTCCAGCAAGTTGGGGCGGGTCCTGCTGGCCACGGTCAGCCCCCTTTCCGCCTTCCGGCGGATCATCACCAACCGCCCGGCCGGGGAGAAGGCGCAAGAGCCGGGGGATCCGGAGCCCATCGAGGCGCTCCGGCAGGCAGCCGCGGAGCAGGGATTCGAGCTGGTGCTCGTTTAG